actgGGGCTACATtatgagaccttgtatcaaaaagaaagaaactaagtaaCCCTAAGTAACTAATcaattaagtaattaaaatacGAATCTAGGTACAGTCGCACATACCAGTAatcccttggaaggcagaggcaggattgctctaagtttcaggacagcttgggctacagagtgagatacTATTGTAAACATCCAGCCAGCcatacacagataaacacatagacacacacaggcatacctATTGTGATTATTTACCTCGTGGTGTATGTGGGTGCCTGCCCACATTTGTGTGAGCGCAGGCACCCATGTGTAATTGTGTGTATGGGAGTCAGAGGGTACCTTGGGTATCAATCTTTTGCCTTTCACCTTTTTTGATACCAGATCTCTTGGTTGTTAACCACTCTAtattccaggctagctggctgcACGCCTTATGAATtgtcttgtctctgtctttcagcTCACTGTAAAAACACTAAGATTGCCAACATACATTATTGTATCTAGCTTTTACATGGCTTTGGGgggttcaaacttaggtcctgaCAATTGTATGGCAAGTgtttttatccactgaaccatcttcctagccagtcagtctgcctgcctctgtctctctgtgcatgtgtgcacgagcgtgcgtgtatgtgtatttagCCCTTTAGGATAATTTCCACCcttttaatgaagaaataaaaagaaagttcagGATAGAGGTGGCCCCGCAGTTAAGGGCACTGctagctgctctttcaaaggacagggagtgtcgggcgtggtggcgcacgcctttgatcccagcacttgggaggcagaggcaggcagatttctgagttcgaggccagcctgctctacagagtgagttccaggacagccaggactacagagagaaaccctgtcttgaaaaaaaccaaaaaaaaaaaaaacctaaaaatcaaAGGACagggattcagttcccagaacatggcagcccacaaccatctcttactccagtaccaggggattTGATATGCTCTTCTtatagacacatatgcaggcaaaataccagcACATGTAAAAtaactatataataataatacaataaaaagtgaaaaatgggggctgatgcactcttctggtgtgtctgaagacagcttcagtgtacttacatataacaataaataaatcttttttaaaaatgaaaaatatctcggtgatttaaatataaaaatgaactccaatgactttatttctaattattcattaaatgtcgagaaaaatatattcaatggCTTTTCTTGTTCTGGAAGTATTTTCAAGtgggaatattttatttcattaagtaAACACCTTCAAAATATTGATTTGACAAGATGTCATGTCAAAGAGAttctcctttttggttttttttccctttgaattttgaggcaggttctcactTAGGTTAAGCTGGCCTCCAGCACTATGCAGTCAAGGATCACTCTACACTCCTAACCCTCAAAGTTCTCTATCactggaagagaaaatgaaggtcCTGTCAGTGAATATTTTTGCTGGGATACTGAGGCTTAGTCCATAGTCCTAGCTAGCATTAAGCAGAAAGTCTAGGCCCTTCCTGCATGGACTGGAAAAACTGCAGGGCCACACCAGAGCTAGCACTTCCTGCCTTCTTACAATAAACATTTGAAGATGAACTATGGATCCATAAGCTTCTCAACTCTTTCCCTTTTTGTCTATACTTTACTTTTATAGTTTTAACTTAgtttaatttcatatatgtaccatatttacaagaagtttttttcttcatttgtgttaGGGATGGAACTTAGGGCCTTGCTCAAGCCAGACACATACTCTACTGCTGAACCCTTTCCCTAGcctcttttctgttttgagagagtcacaaggcaatcctcctgcttcagcctctagcatgctgggattactggcatgtgCCCCCCTCCCCGCTCCTAACTCTACACTTCAGGTTCAGAGACAGCCCTTTGTTTTTCTATggaacattctctctctcctcccttctaaCGGGATCAGGGGACAACAGTTCCAAGTCGGGAGGAAGGAGGAACAATGTCTGAGAGGTGGAGTTGAGGAAAGTGTCACTGTTGAAAGTATAGATCACAACGATTCTCAGTATCTAAGCTGGAAGGAAATGAGGAATGGAGAGGGATTCAATTAATAGACCCCAGGGGGTATTATAATCTACTTAGTTTAATTAACTTCAActttaatgagatttttttttcaaaataatatgaaCAGCACACTAAGCTTGGCCTATTGCCAAAATGAATTTCTCTCCTCCTTCAAACTAATTAAATGAGAAAGGATATAGGAAAGTCATAGAAACAATAGTACGTAATTGTTAAACCGTACTGGTATTATAAAGTATGGTacctgcattcttttttttttagatttatttatttattatatgtaagtacactgtagatgtcttcagacactccagaagagggagtcagatcttgttacggatggttatgagccaccatgtggttgctgggatttgaactcgggaccttcggaagagcagtcgggtgctcttaaccactgagccatctcaccagcccggtacCTGCATTCTTTAagtctatgtatctatatattgGCTATCTATGCCTAGGATGGCAACTGTCTACTGCTACCTAAGGGAGTGAGTGCTCCATTCTTCCTTGAAGGCCAATGGCTAGTCTCTTGCTATATTTCAGGCACCTGTTTCTCCAAGCTCCACTTTGCTGCCTAGGTTTAATGTTGCTCTCATGTGACGTGGTAGCTGCAGCTCTATGCTTAAAGTTGGAAGTGTAAGGCGTCTTTAAGAGGCTATAAAATCAACACTACCTGGTTGACATGACTGCTCAAAAAACACACTTTCGGTTAAGTGTTCCtttattctcttctcctcctcttccttttgttctttagcAGAAGGGAGAAGAGTGGCGATaacctctttccttcccaaggccTTCCTCTGGCTTTGTTCAGAAACCTGGAGGCGGAATTTGTCGATCACACCATAGTGACAGGATCGAACATCTCTATGGCGTATCAcactgaaaacaacaaaataataacaataaaatagtgataatgacaacaacaataataaaatcaaaatctgCTTAGGTTTCTGGGGCCTATTAAGCAGAaagcattaaaatatttgaactgGGTAAAAATAATCTTGTTGACTATAACCAAATACTCAAAATTTGCTAATGACACCGAGAGGAAAAATCGTCTTAAAGCCTAAGAAAGAAAGTGAACAACTGTGAAATATTAGATGAACACATATAGTcgaaacatacaataaaaattttttcTGTGTGGATGTGGCCAaagattgaacccaaggcctcaacatgctaagcaagcaagcagtctACTATTGATTTATGGCTTCTGCTCAGAATCAAAGTCTTCGGTAAAAGGATGATAAAGAAAGTTGCCTTTGGCAGTGAATTCTTTCCAGTCCAtctgttaaagatttcttttctaaattgaaACACATAAAATAGTTTCTTCCTCACATACATGTAACAAATTCCTATTGTTACTTGTTACTGAAGTAAGAAATCTTCACTTTATTGTGCCTGATTCTTCTTAGGAAATGCAAAACAATTAGGTCAAGGGTAATGTGTTTTTTGGTACGTCTGCACTTCTTTGGAATAGTCCTTGCTTACTGTGTACTGGATGACAACCCAAAGCAACGTGCAAAAACCTGTTCATAAATAACATAATCTAtgtcagtggtcctcaaccttcctaatgctacgatcctttactacagttccttatgttgtgctgacccccaaccataacattcattgctacttcattactgagttttgattttttcataacaaatcataatgcaaatattttttagagatagaggtttgccaaagaggCTGTGACCCATAGGCTGCGAACCCCTGGTCTATGGCTTTGAGCAGAGGAAAAAACTCTGCTTCTCACAGAAAACTTTAACAAATACAGCTGACTTGGTAGCTTAAATTAAGGGCTGGCCAGTGGATTCATCTGGTCAGACCCAGttctaaagtaaaaattaaatatgaacagCTTGAGCAAACAATCGTTCATCTGACACTCTAAAATGAAATTATCTGGAAGCACTCAGATAACCTTTTACAGATGAGTAGTTACACACTTGCTTCCTGTTTGGATTCAATTCCAGGCTCATTAGCTGAATCATTTCAGATGATCTTATACTGTTGTTGTTCCAGAATGCAGTATTATTTGTTTCACAAATGTCACTATAACAGCAGGATGCCTCAAAGAAAGCTAAATTCTCTACCATAGCTGGAGAAATTTAAAGGAATAAGCCAGAGCTTGACTAGATACATCACTGCCTACATAAGAACAATGGggaattattgtttttaaaactccGGGCACAAATTGTTTTAAGTATTTGATTGCCTTATTCTTTCAGAAACTGCTCAAATTTTGATAAATGTTGAGCCCCAAATCAAGAAGCATTGAAGCACCGGCTTACGAGTAGCTTTGAGAAGGGAGCACTTTAACGTGAAAACATACATAATCACAGTGAGAATGCGCTACCAGGACGTGACCCTGACTTACATATCCACACAGCACTGTGGCTTCACTGCACCGGCAGCATCAACGACAACATATTTATTTGGAGTCGTacacaaaactgaaagaaaaagtcaCAATGTCCGTTAGTGTGATGAAATCAAAACTTCGGTGGAACAAATCAAAACTTCATAAGCTAGGAGACTCACCTTTGAACTTTAAGGCAAACTCATAGGGATTGTACAGAGTCAACACTTGTTTATGTGTTGACTGATCATCTGCATAAAATATTAACTCCGTGGGAAACACAAAGACAGGAAGACTCCCTTCCACTAACTCTGGTTGTCTTTTTTGTTGATGCATTGGCACTGGATCCCCCTTGCTTCAGCTTCTGTCTTTACAGTCTCAAATCTATTTTGGACTTTCTTAGATTCAGTTAAAAACTCCAAAGCATTTTGGCAAtctagaaatgagaaaaagaaactgcATGATACAGATTTTTCAGAAATCTATAGTCACTCCACAAAACAAAGCATGTTTGGGGACCAGCAAGACAGCGAAGTGGAGCAGAGGCTTGCTTCCAGGCCAGGTCTGATGACCCACATTCCATCCACAAGTCCCGAGGGGTGGAAGGCAATAACCAATGGGCCAGGCAAGCTGTCCTGACTCCAACACACCCACTGTGGCACCCTCACATGAACATATGTATgaaaacatactcacacacacagagacagacagagagagagagagagagagagagagagagagagagagagagagagagagagagagagaNNNNNNNNNNNNNNNNNNNNNNNNNNNNNNNNNNNNNNNNNNNNNNNNNNNNNNNNNNNNNNNNNNNNNNNNNNNNNNNNNNNNNNNNNNNNNNNNNNNNNNNNNNNNNNNNNNNNNNNNNNNNNNNNNNNNNNNNNNNNNNNNNNNNNNNNNNNNNNNNNNNNNNNNNNNNNNNNNNNNNNNNNNNNNNNNNNNNNNNNNNNNNNNNNNNNNNNNNNNNNNNNNNNNNNNNNNNNNNNNNNNNNNNNNNNNNNNNNNNNNNNNNNNNNNNNNNNNNNNNagagagagagagagagagagagagagagagagagagagagagagagacacaaagacagaggcagagagaaacagagacggAAAGAATGACTGactgaacaaatgaacaaacaaatgaatacgAGCagtctaggtgtggtggcacatgactttaatccaaCACTCAGAAGGATTCAGGTACATCTcttgagttccatgacagccaaggctacatagttgTGTGTTgccatgggtactgggaattgaatcaggatcctccggaagaacagtcatctctctagccccaccctccctgtgtgtgtgtgtgtgtgtgtgtgtgtgtgtatgtatgtatgtgtgtgtcttcagaGGGCAGGCTCTCCTATGGACCTGGAGCTTCAGGTGgtctgtgtgagtgctggggaccaaccttgggtctggagagatggctcagctattaaaagtacTTCCTGCTATTTTAGAGGACCAGTGTTTAGTTTCTAGAACCTAACCCATATTAAATGACTCACAATTACCTGTAGCTTTTAGCTACAggtgatctgatgtcctcttctggcctcatcaggcaccccaccacacacacacacacacacacacaaatataaagtctctttttaaaaaaaacgaaaaaaTTCCATTATTTCTTGTAGAAAGACTTAAGAATCACGTTTACACTGATGTTAATGATTTTTTTAGTGCTCTGTGGAAATATgaggaatactttttttttcctactgaaaCATCAAGACATCTGGGAGCTAAAAGAATGATACTTGCTAAGAAGCActcagttttctttgaaaatttgaaaTCACTCAGTGCTCTTTGGCACATATGGCACCTTTCCTCCACCTGAATGTCAAGTTACAGAGTCTTCATGAGAGCTGGGACTTTTCCAACTTCAGAGGCTGTTTTGGATTCCTTCTGGGGTTCTTGAATGGGTTCCAGGTAGTTGTAGCTGGCAGAAGTCTGCCTGTTCTAAcgtatgtttctgtttttatttgctaaCCTCACTGGAATCACTAGTCCTATTTCACAACCCCCCCTTATTTAACATAACAATACCTGGTCTGAGGATGTGGCTCCACTGGTGGAGTACCTGCCTAGCTTGAGCAAAACACTGGGTCCAATTCCCAGCTTTGCATAAAACCTGCCATGGagacacacctataatctcagcatggaaggggcagaggcaagaggattaaaTCATCCTTTGCTACAGAGAAAATTCAAGACCAACATTAATGACATGAGACTATGCttctgaaaaagaagaaaattaaaaaataacattgatggctcaatccccagaaaccatgCCCCCAAAATGCAAAATTGGGCTAGGCATGGTGACGGAGATTTGTGCGTGTGGTACTTGAGCCTAAGAGGAAAGGACTGCTTGGAAGTTTGACGGTCATTTGGGCATCATACTGAAGCTCTTATctctaaaaccaaccaaccccaaCAAAGTGAGAAGTCTAACacactcagaaaaaaatgtttagtttcCACTCTGTACaacatactttttgttttgttgtgttgtgttaattgaaacagggtttctctgtatagccctggctgtcctggaactcactctgcagaccaggctggcctcgaactcagaaatccgcctgcctctgcctcccaagtgctgggattaaaggcgtgcgccacctctgCCCGACACAACATACTTTTCAAACAGGCTCTACACCTTTACATAAGCTGAGTTCCCTATACATTTAAAGGGGAGTATAACCAATGAATCCATCGTTTAGTTGAATTCACTTCCAGGGCTCTGATTCTTCCTGAGACTTTTGGAACTTTCACTAAAAGAGGATATAAAACCATCATGTGAAAATGTAGATGGAAGTCATGCACAGGGCCTGCCATCAAGATATTCAACTCTAAGGTGGGgagtggtggttcacacctttaatctcagcactctgagGGCACAAGCAGGTGGTTCTCTctgattttgaggctagcctagactacatacATAGCAGGTTCTAGGCCAGGCAGGGTTACataagtaagaccctgtcttttaaaaaaagaaaaggaaaggaaaaaataaaagaaattcaacTCTGGATGTAAGGTGTTCTGTTGTATACCTGTAAGTGTCAGGCTTTTGAAGGTATCCTGGACTGTACCAcaagacccttcctcaaaaaaagaaaaccagggctggtgagatggctcagtgggtaagagcacccgactgctcttccaaaggtccggagttcNNNNNNNNNNNNNNNNNNNNNNNNNNNNNNNNNNNNNNNNNNNNNNNNNNNNNNNNNNNNNNNNNNNNNNNNNNNNNNNNNNNNNaaaaaaaaaaaacaaaaaaaaacaaaaaaaaaaaaacaaaaactgacgccctcttctggagtgtctaaagacagctacagtgtacttacatataataaataaataaatctttaaaaaaataaaaagagaaaaccaagaaagtgTACACATAAGCATTAGGAGGAGGGCATACAGACCGAGAGTGATGCATATGCAAAGACACGGAAATCTGAAGGCACAGAAGTCCAGGCTGCCTCAGATAATCTGTCAGCTCTCTATCCACTACTTTGGAGCACAGCAAGGTTCGATTTGTTCCTCCGTTTGTTTTTCAATAAGCTGACTATCTGTTGATATTTTCATGAGTAACAATATCCAATGTTTGTATAATTCACAACAGATTACCCAGACTTACATTAACTACATAGACGGAGTGACTGATAAACTCTTGTTGCTTGGATTATACTAAGTGCTAAGTGTTCCTTATTATTATTGGTGGTAGTGGCGTTCAATTATGAATAGACC
This window of the Mus pahari chromosome X, PAHARI_EIJ_v1.1, whole genome shotgun sequence genome carries:
- the Mospd1 gene encoding motile sperm domain-containing protein 1 isoform X2: MHQQKRQPELVEGSLPVFVFPTELIFYADDQSTHKQVLTLYNPYEFALKFKVLCTTPNKYVVVDAAGAVKPQCCVDIVIRHRDVRSCHYGVIDKFRLQVSEQSQRKALGRKEVIATLLPSAKEQKEEEEKRIKEHLTESVFFEQSCQPGLITMAILRT
- the Mospd1 gene encoding motile sperm domain-containing protein 1 isoform X1; its protein translation is MHQQKRQPELVEGSLPVFVFPTELIFYADDQSTHKQVLTLYNPYEFALKFKVLCTTPNKYVVVDAAGAVKPQCCVDIVIRHRDVRSCHYGVIDKFRLQVSEQSQRKALGRKEVIATLLPSAKEQKEEEEKRIKEHLTESVFFEQSCQPENRAVSSGPSLLTVFLGVVCIAALMLPTLGDMESLVPLYLHLSVNQKLVAAYILGLITMAILRT